In a single window of the Acidobacteriota bacterium genome:
- a CDS encoding DoxX family protein: protein MTSILGRYSEYAYAILRIVTGLLFLMHGTQKLFNWPPRDGDWTFPAGIILVAAFVELVFGAMVMIGLFSGIAAFISSGTMAVAYFMAHFSMSAFWPLQNKGELAAIYAFLFLFIAAKGSGVWSVDSLFKGSTAASND from the coding sequence ATGACATCCATTCTTGGCCGTTACTCGGAATATGCCTACGCGATCCTGCGTATTGTCACTGGGCTATTGTTCCTGATGCACGGCACGCAAAAGTTGTTCAATTGGCCTCCCCGTGACGGCGACTGGACGTTTCCGGCGGGTATTATTCTGGTCGCTGCGTTTGTTGAGCTTGTCTTTGGAGCGATGGTGATGATAGGCCTTTTTTCGGGGATCGCCGCCTTCATTTCCAGCGGTACGATGGCCGTCGCCTATTTCATGGCCCATTTCAGCATGTCGGCATTTTGGCCTCTGCAGAATAAAGGCGAATTGGCGGCGATCTACGCGTTTTTGTTCCTTTTCATCGCTGCCAAAGGATCGGGCGTTTGGAGCGTTGATTCGCTTTTCAAAGGCTCAACTGCTGCTTCTAACGACTAG